From a single Pirellulaceae bacterium genomic region:
- a CDS encoding penicillin acylase family protein, with the protein MSCQTSINRLFNVAGSALLILYFCLAAPRPAGAQLQSPQVRVQDSASVARAAQMAKTVTIYRDKYGVPHVYGPTDAACMFGFTYAQCEDYFWQVEDGYLRALGLAAQVHGESELPNDIINRGLDICGLAQQEFANATAQTREFNQAVTDALNYFLATHPEVQPRAMHKFEPWHPLALGRFLLYQSFIYQKSGLQAREVLTAVQEIDGAEKKAVSLLPATRQRLDELAEMEADYRSLTQHVGSNMWAVRPEKSTSGKALLFINPHQPFFGPGQWYEGHVVSGEGWNLSGACLFGSPFPTIGYNEHLGWSHTVNQPNIANTYTIHFDHADDPLKYRYGNEHRQATQEKVAINVKTDDGQVTRQFLITKTHHGPIVAKRGEKLLAVKFAKLDSGGALEQWYHMGKAKTVAEFKKAMEPCNIPMFNAVAADFQGNIFYVYGGAIPRRSLKFDWSAPVDGSDPESEWQGFHAFEELPQVENPACGFVQNCNQSPWTTTNLGKELSVGQVDENPKSNEFPKYMVTEKERDNGRARISRRILASNAQFSYEDWSKYAFDTTIIEAETRIPELVDEWQKLLAKEPERGEKLREVVEALRDWNGISTIESVPMTLTMLTFERLMQMLPKGDILNSPRVRALEATLADLEKNFGTWKVAWGEINRLQRIHGSQIDMTGQGQFSDSEHSLPVAGAPGPLGVVFNFYALPQKDQKRRYGVAGHSFVGVVEFAEAVRAKTVLQFGQSGDPKSPHWFDQAELYASGQFKPSWYVKNDVEANSQPGYHPGQRR; encoded by the coding sequence TTGAGCTGCCAAACATCTATCAATCGCCTGTTCAACGTTGCCGGATCGGCTCTGTTGATTTTGTACTTCTGTTTGGCAGCTCCCAGACCGGCAGGCGCGCAGTTGCAATCGCCTCAGGTACGCGTGCAGGACTCAGCATCAGTGGCACGCGCGGCTCAGATGGCCAAGACCGTCACGATTTATCGCGACAAGTACGGTGTACCGCACGTCTACGGTCCAACCGATGCCGCGTGCATGTTCGGCTTTACCTATGCTCAGTGCGAAGACTACTTTTGGCAAGTCGAAGACGGATATCTGCGAGCGCTGGGCTTGGCCGCTCAAGTCCACGGCGAGTCGGAATTACCCAACGATATCATCAATCGCGGATTGGATATCTGTGGGCTGGCGCAACAGGAGTTTGCTAACGCGACCGCACAGACGCGCGAGTTCAACCAGGCTGTCACCGACGCACTGAATTATTTTTTGGCCACCCACCCGGAAGTTCAGCCCCGGGCGATGCACAAGTTTGAACCATGGCATCCCCTGGCGCTGGGACGTTTTCTACTGTACCAATCCTTCATCTATCAAAAATCTGGTTTGCAAGCCAGGGAAGTGCTGACCGCCGTTCAAGAAATCGACGGTGCAGAGAAAAAGGCTGTCAGCCTACTTCCGGCAACTCGCCAAAGATTGGATGAACTGGCGGAGATGGAAGCCGATTATCGCTCGCTGACCCAACATGTAGGTTCAAATATGTGGGCGGTGCGTCCAGAAAAATCGACCAGCGGGAAGGCGCTGTTATTTATCAATCCGCACCAGCCGTTTTTTGGCCCTGGCCAATGGTACGAAGGGCATGTCGTCAGCGGTGAAGGCTGGAATCTGTCAGGTGCCTGCTTATTCGGCTCTCCCTTTCCGACGATCGGCTACAACGAGCATTTAGGATGGAGCCATACCGTCAATCAGCCCAATATCGCCAACACGTATACCATCCACTTCGACCATGCCGATGATCCGCTGAAGTATCGCTACGGCAACGAGCATCGTCAGGCGACTCAGGAAAAGGTGGCCATCAACGTCAAGACCGACGATGGCCAAGTGACGCGCCAGTTCTTGATTACCAAGACACATCATGGTCCCATTGTCGCCAAGCGTGGCGAAAAGCTGTTAGCCGTTAAATTTGCCAAGCTGGATTCGGGCGGCGCGCTGGAACAATGGTATCACATGGGCAAAGCCAAAACGGTGGCCGAATTCAAAAAGGCCATGGAACCCTGCAATATCCCGATGTTTAACGCGGTGGCCGCCGATTTTCAAGGCAATATTTTCTATGTCTACGGTGGAGCCATCCCCAGACGATCCTTGAAGTTTGATTGGTCCGCTCCCGTTGATGGCAGTGATCCAGAATCTGAATGGCAAGGCTTTCACGCTTTTGAAGAATTGCCGCAGGTGGAAAACCCGGCCTGTGGATTCGTGCAAAACTGCAATCAGTCGCCCTGGACAACGACCAATCTGGGCAAGGAATTGTCGGTCGGGCAAGTCGACGAGAATCCCAAGAGCAATGAATTTCCTAAATACATGGTGACCGAGAAGGAGCGTGATAACGGACGTGCCCGCATTAGTCGCCGTATCTTGGCCAGCAACGCACAGTTCAGCTACGAAGATTGGTCCAAGTACGCATTTGATACCACGATTATCGAAGCTGAGACTCGTATACCTGAGTTGGTTGACGAATGGCAGAAGTTGTTGGCCAAAGAGCCGGAGCGCGGCGAAAAGCTACGAGAAGTGGTGGAAGCCTTGCGCGACTGGAACGGCATCAGCACGATCGAGTCGGTACCGATGACGCTCACCATGCTGACTTTTGAGCGCTTAATGCAGATGCTGCCCAAAGGCGACATCTTGAATTCTCCGCGCGTCCGTGCCTTGGAAGCTACGCTGGCCGACTTGGAAAAGAACTTTGGAACCTGGAAGGTCGCCTGGGGCGAGATCAATCGACTGCAACGCATTCACGGATCGCAGATCGATATGACCGGCCAAGGACAATTCAGCGATTCGGAACATAGTCTGCCGGTTGCCGGTGCGCCTGGACCACTGGGAGTTGTCTTCAACTTCTATGCTCTGCCTCAAAAAGATCAAAAGCGACGATATGGTGTGGCTGGCCACAGTTTCGTAGGCGTAGTTGAATTCGCCGAAGCGGTGCGCGCCAAGACGGTGTTGCAGTTTGGGCAATCTGGTGATCCCAAATCGCCACACTGGTTTGATCAGGCAGAATTGTACGCTTCCGGTCAGTTCAAGCCGTCCTGGTACGTCAAAAACGATGTGGAAGCCAACAGCCAACCCGGCTACCATCCGGGTCAACGGCGCTGA
- a CDS encoding BON domain-containing protein — protein sequence MQSSLYTPFKLGAMINQLFRSASMYDVYCQCTGSLVVLRGKVGSSTAKQRAASIARKCCGMGEISNEIHIVG from the coding sequence ATGCAGAGTTCTCTTTACACTCCATTTAAACTGGGTGCCATGATCAACCAATTGTTTCGCAGCGCCAGCATGTACGACGTCTATTGCCAGTGCACCGGTTCGCTGGTCGTATTGCGCGGCAAAGTTGGAAGCTCAACTGCCAAGCAGCGCGCAGCCTCGATTGCTCGCAAGTGCTGCGGCATGGGTGAAATATCCAACGAAATCCACATAGTTGGCTAA
- a CDS encoding CBS domain-containing protein, with translation MVKPATVARDLMTTNLVTLSPGCDVFSAIDVLLKHRISGAPVVSADGEFLGIFSERSCMEVVVNALYDGLPDATLMPFVDSDPPTITPDTDLLTICQTFLNQATRRLPVLEGRRLLGQISRRDVMRVVSQLSKVEKPVHGEVLYLSALNEDSSGILMRIS, from the coding sequence ATGGTCAAGCCAGCCACAGTCGCCCGCGATTTGATGACAACCAATTTGGTCACACTTTCGCCTGGCTGCGATGTCTTTTCGGCGATTGATGTCCTGCTCAAACACCGCATCAGTGGGGCTCCCGTTGTTAGTGCAGACGGCGAATTCTTGGGGATCTTTTCAGAAAGATCGTGCATGGAAGTTGTGGTCAACGCACTTTACGATGGGTTGCCAGACGCGACGCTGATGCCCTTTGTGGATAGCGATCCTCCGACAATTACCCCCGATACCGATCTGCTGACAATCTGCCAGACGTTCCTGAACCAAGCTACGCGGCGACTTCCCGTGCTTGAAGGTCGCCGACTGTTGGGGCAGATTAGCCGCCGCGATGTTATGCGGGTGGTTTCGCAACTCTCAAAAGTCGAAAAACCGGTCCATGGCGAAGTGCTGTACCTGTCGGCCTTAAACGAAGATTCGTCGGGAATCCTGATGAGGATCTCGTAG
- a CDS encoding UTP--glucose-1-phosphate uridylyltransferase — MHITKAIITAAGLAQAHLPLQSVVTRSGDVYTALGTLLQDISQAGINDVAVVIRPGAADQYRQAAGGMADRLSFYEQTNPLGYGDALLRAREFVGAEPFLHLVSDHLYVSQTNRSCAAQLIEIANREKCAISAVQPTRENYLSYFGAIGGTPVPMKPGLYQVSEVLEKPTPTIAEQRLIVAGQRAGYYLCLFGMHVLTPRIFELLEQQVNQFPSAHGVNLSGALNQLARNERYLASELNGNRYNIGEKYGLLIAQLAIALSGEDRDRVLTELLQLVAENQMRERS, encoded by the coding sequence ATGCACATTACCAAAGCGATCATCACAGCCGCCGGATTGGCTCAAGCACATCTGCCCCTGCAGTCGGTGGTCACGCGCTCCGGAGATGTCTATACGGCTCTGGGCACCCTTTTGCAGGACATTTCTCAGGCTGGAATTAACGATGTGGCGGTCGTCATTCGCCCCGGAGCAGCCGATCAATATCGTCAAGCGGCAGGCGGAATGGCAGATCGACTATCGTTTTACGAGCAAACCAATCCGTTGGGTTACGGTGACGCACTCTTGCGAGCCCGTGAATTTGTTGGTGCCGAGCCATTTCTACATTTAGTCAGCGACCATCTGTACGTCAGCCAGACGAATCGCTCGTGTGCTGCACAGCTCATCGAGATCGCTAATCGCGAGAAATGCGCGATTTCAGCTGTCCAGCCAACGCGTGAGAATTACTTGTCGTACTTCGGTGCGATCGGTGGCACGCCGGTACCGATGAAGCCTGGCCTGTATCAAGTTTCCGAGGTGCTGGAGAAGCCGACGCCCACCATCGCCGAACAGCGTCTGATCGTTGCTGGCCAACGCGCAGGCTATTACCTGTGTCTTTTTGGAATGCATGTGCTGACCCCCAGGATATTTGAATTACTTGAGCAGCAGGTCAACCAGTTTCCCTCCGCCCACGGAGTCAACCTTTCCGGTGCGCTCAATCAATTGGCTCGCAACGAGCGTTACTTGGCCAGTGAGTTGAATGGCAATCGCTATAACATTGGCGAAAAATACGGGTTGTTGATCGCTCAACTGGCCATTGCTTTATCGGGTGAGGACCGAGATCGCGTGTTGACAGAATTGCTTCAATTGGTTGCAGAAAACCAGATGCGTGAACGATCATGA